One Osmerus mordax isolate fOsmMor3 chromosome 16, fOsmMor3.pri, whole genome shotgun sequence genomic window carries:
- the foxf2a gene encoding forkhead box protein F2a, translating to MTTESSEHLDTLTSSPATGVMHAALVSSQPLMENTANASTKGKKGNSGLRRPEKPPYSYIALIVMAIQSSPTKRLTLSEIYQFLQARFPFFRGSYQGWKNSVRHNLSLNECFIKLPKGLGRPGKGHYWTIDPGSEFMFEEGSFRRRPRGFRRKCQALKPMYRMMNGIGFGASILPQNFDFQSPSASLACHANTYNLDLMASTVPGSFEGLNGGHHVSHMSPGPGSSYMAGCQVQPNDYCPDSGSSPLHSSSSMVGTLDCQSPYASAPSHWTSPGVSSYIKQQSLASNSPTPSALHSSMTPYSLEQSYLHHNGRDSADMSVGLSRYSSHSSPVCDRKDFVLNLNGISSLHPSTSGSYYHQLQHHHQSVYQDVKPCVI from the exons ATGACGACGGAGAGCTCTGAACATCTGGATACTCTGACATCAAGTCCAGCGACTGGTGTGATGCATGCTGCTTTGGTCAGCTCACAGCCACTGATGGAAAACACGGCAAATGCGTCCACCAAAGGAAAAAAGGGAAACTCGGGCTTGAGGCGACCCGAGAAGCCGCCTTATTCATACATCGCTCTAATTGTGATGGCAATTCAAAGTTCTCCGACCAAGAGGCTAACTCTGAGTGAAATTTATCAGTTCCTTCAGGCCCGTTTTCCGTTCTTCAGAGGATCCTACCAGGGATGGAAAAACTCTGTCCGCCACAACTTGTCTCTAAATGAGTGTTTTATTAAATTGCCAAAGGGCCTTGGTAGACCAGGAAAGGGTCATTACTGGACCATTGACCCGGGTAGTGAGTTTATGTTCGAGGAAGGCTCTTTCCGACGCAGACCCCGAGGATTTCGCAGGAAGTGCCAGGCTCTAAAACCTATGTATCGGATGATGAATGGCATAGGATTTGGTGCCTCAATACTTCCCCAGAATTTTGATTTCCAATCGCCCTCCGCCTCTTTGGCGTGTCATGCCAACACCTACAATTTGGATTTGATGGCCAGTACAGTGCCAGGGAGTTTTGAAGGGCTAAATGGAGGGCATCATGTCTCACACATGTCACCTGGCCCAGGCTCGTCCTATATGGCAGGTTGTCAGGTGCAACCTAACGACTACTGCCCCGATAGCGGCAGTAGCCCTTTGCACTCCTCTTCGTCGATGGTGGGGACCTTGGACTGTCAGTCTCCTTACGCGAGTGCCCCATCACACTGGACATCCCCAGGTGTATCTTCATACATCAAGCAACAATCTCTGGCCTCGAACAGTCCCACACCCTCAGCGTTGCACTCGAGCATGACCCCATATTCCTTGGAACAGAGCTATCTCCATCACAATGGGAGAGATTCAGCGGATATGTCTG TGGGACTGTCTCGGTACTCAAGCCACTCATcacctgtgtgtgacaggaaagattttgttttgaacttAAATGGGATCTCCTCGCTTCACCCGAGCACGAGTGGATCCTACTACCACCAGCTGCAGCACCATCACCAGAGCGTTTACCAAGACGTCAAGCCATGTGTCATTTGA
- the foxq1a gene encoding forkhead box protein Q1a: protein MKLEVFCGSHFDMKSLELCSDAEGSVRSPLSGEEELGSDGDCVAQSPTPATPCADSKSKPYTRRPKPPYSYIALIAMAIRDSTSGRLTLAEINDYLMKKFPFFRGTYTGWRNSVRHNLSLNDCFLKVLRDPSRPWGKDNYWMLNPHSEYTFADGVFRRRRKRINKKTGLEDVSEHPEDSQNITESPSVSKTASSVKFSSSFAIDSILSKPFKRDACLDDSSTFTALNWPSFTSWMMPHLTPPVSLPHSQPVFHVESYAAHVQRVYGGAAYSEGRHQENDLHQTFRLHQTQFIR from the coding sequence ATGAAACTGGAAGTGTTTTGTGGAAGTCACTTCGACATGAAATCTCTGGAACTGTGTAGCGATGCCGAGGGCAGTGTGCGCTCTCCTCTGTCGGGCGAGGAGGAGCTGGGATCAGATGGAGATTGCGTAGCTCAAAGCCCGACACCTGCCACTCCGTGCGCTGACAGCAAGAGCAAGCCATATACACGGAGACCAAAGCCACCATACTCTTACATTGCACTAATTGCCATGGCTATACGTGACTCCACTTCGGGACGTCTGACTCTGGCGGAGATAAATGACTACCTAATGAAAAAGTTCCCTTTCTTTAGGGGCACCTACACCGGTTGGAGGAACTCGGTCAGGCACAATTTATCACTTAACGACTGTTTTCTGAAAGTGCTCCGGGACCCTTCCAGGCCGTGGGGAAAAGACAATTATTGGATGCTCAATCCTCACAGCGAGTACACATTTGCTGATGGGGTGTTCCGACGCAGACGAAAGCGCATCAATAAAAAGACAGGTCTAGAAGACGTCTCTGAACATCCCGAGGACTCACAAAATATCACAGAGTCTCCATCCGTCTCCAAAACTGCATCGAGTGTGAAATTTTCAAGCTCCTTTGCCATCGATAGTATCCTCAGCAAGCCATTCAAGAGAGATGCGTGTTTGGATGATTCTTCCACCTTCACTGCCTTGAACTGGCCAAGTTTCACAAGTTGGATGATGCCGCATCTGACTCCACCTGTCAGTTTGCCACACTCCCAGCCGGTGTTCCATGTGGAGTCATACGCTGCGCATGTGCAACGGGTGTATGGTGGTGCTGCATATTCTGAGGGGAGACATCAAGAAAATGATTTACATCAGACATTTAGGCTACATCAGACGCAGTTTATCAGATGA